The following coding sequences lie in one Arthrobacter sp. SLBN-122 genomic window:
- the aceE gene encoding pyruvate dehydrogenase (acetyl-transferring), homodimeric type, whose amino-acid sequence MAAGEDTSHILSGLTNQLPDRDPEETAEWVESLDALIREQGTERAQYIMRSLLQRAGAQSVGVPMVTTTDYVNTIPVDQEAEFPGNEEYERRYRAYMRWNAAVMVHRAQRPDIGVGGHISTYAGAATLYEVGFNHFFRGKDHPGGGDQVFFQGHASPGMYARAFMEGRLSEEDLDGFRQEKSREGHALSSYPHPRLMPHFWEFPTVSMGIGPMNAIYQAQNNRYLHNRGLKDTSDQQVWAFLGDGEMDEPESRGLLQLAANENLDNLNFVINCNLQRLDGPVRGNGKIMQELEAFFRGAGWNVIKVVWGREWDDLLTRDTDGSLVKIMNETVDGDYQTYKAESGGFVREHFFGKTPQTKDLVADLTDDQIWNLKRGGHDYRKVYAAYKAATEFKGKPTVILAHTVKGYGLGPHFEGRNATHQMKKLTQDDLKKFRDHLRIPVTDEQIENDAYRPPYYHPGNDAPEIKYMMERRAALGGSVPERRNTHAEIALPDAKSYEVAKRGSGKQQAATTMAFVRLLKDLMRDKNFGKHIAPIIPDEARTFGMDAFFPTAKIYNPKGQNYLSVDRDLVLAYKESPAGQLIHPGINEAGAVAAFTAAGTSYATHGVPLVPVYVFYSMFGFQRTGDAFWAAADQMTRGFIIGATAGRTTLTGEGLQHADGHSPLLASTNPAVITYDPAYGYEIGHIVRSGLERMYGPDSNDKNVMYYLTVYNEPIIQPAEPENLDVEGVIKGIYLLAPAKIDGPRTQILASGVSVPWAIDAQRILADDWNVSADVWSVTSWNELRRDGLAAEEEAFLNPGQPARTPFVTQQLEGATGPIVAVSDYMKAIPDQIRQFVPNEFATLGADGFGFSDTRAAARRYFKNDTHSIVVKVLQLLAARGEVEAGAPQYALDRYKLLDVTAGTTGGAGGDA is encoded by the coding sequence GTGGCTGCAGGAGAAGATACCTCCCATATCCTCAGCGGGTTGACTAACCAGCTGCCTGATCGTGATCCGGAAGAGACTGCCGAGTGGGTTGAGTCCCTGGACGCGTTGATCAGGGAACAGGGCACCGAGCGTGCCCAATACATCATGCGGAGCCTGCTGCAGCGCGCGGGCGCGCAGAGCGTCGGGGTGCCGATGGTGACCACCACCGATTACGTGAACACGATCCCGGTGGACCAGGAAGCCGAATTCCCGGGCAACGAGGAGTACGAGCGCCGGTACCGGGCGTACATGCGGTGGAACGCCGCGGTCATGGTCCACCGGGCGCAGCGGCCCGATATTGGGGTCGGCGGGCACATCTCCACCTACGCCGGGGCCGCGACCCTGTACGAGGTCGGGTTCAACCACTTCTTCCGCGGCAAGGACCACCCCGGCGGCGGGGACCAGGTCTTCTTCCAGGGCCACGCCTCCCCCGGCATGTACGCCAGGGCGTTCATGGAAGGACGCCTGTCCGAGGAGGACCTGGACGGGTTCCGGCAGGAAAAGTCCCGGGAAGGGCATGCCCTGTCCTCCTACCCGCACCCGCGCCTGATGCCGCACTTCTGGGAATTCCCCACCGTGTCCATGGGCATCGGGCCGATGAACGCGATCTACCAGGCCCAGAACAACCGCTACCTGCACAACCGGGGCCTGAAAGACACCTCGGACCAGCAGGTCTGGGCGTTCCTGGGCGACGGGGAAATGGACGAGCCCGAGTCCCGCGGCCTGCTCCAGCTGGCCGCGAACGAGAACCTGGACAACCTGAACTTCGTGATCAACTGCAACCTCCAGCGCCTGGACGGCCCGGTGCGCGGCAACGGCAAGATCATGCAGGAACTCGAAGCGTTCTTCCGCGGCGCGGGCTGGAACGTGATCAAGGTCGTCTGGGGCCGGGAGTGGGATGACCTGCTCACCCGCGACACCGACGGGTCCCTGGTGAAAATCATGAACGAGACCGTCGACGGGGACTACCAGACCTACAAAGCCGAATCCGGCGGGTTCGTCCGTGAACACTTCTTCGGGAAGACCCCGCAGACCAAAGACCTCGTCGCGGACCTCACCGATGACCAGATCTGGAACCTCAAACGCGGCGGCCACGACTACCGCAAGGTCTACGCCGCCTACAAGGCCGCCACCGAATTCAAGGGCAAACCCACCGTCATCCTCGCCCACACCGTCAAGGGCTACGGCCTGGGCCCGCACTTCGAGGGCCGCAACGCGACCCACCAGATGAAGAAACTGACCCAGGATGACCTGAAGAAGTTCCGCGACCACCTCCGGATCCCCGTCACCGACGAACAGATCGAGAACGACGCCTACCGGCCGCCGTACTACCACCCCGGTAACGACGCCCCGGAAATCAAGTACATGATGGAACGCCGTGCCGCCCTCGGCGGGTCCGTGCCGGAGCGCCGGAACACCCACGCCGAAATCGCCTTGCCGGACGCGAAGTCCTACGAGGTGGCCAAGCGCGGTTCGGGCAAGCAGCAGGCCGCCACCACCATGGCCTTCGTCCGGCTCCTCAAGGACCTGATGCGGGATAAGAACTTCGGCAAGCACATCGCCCCGATCATCCCCGACGAAGCCCGCACGTTCGGGATGGATGCGTTCTTCCCGACCGCGAAGATCTACAACCCCAAGGGCCAGAACTACCTGTCCGTGGACCGCGACCTGGTCCTGGCCTACAAGGAATCCCCCGCCGGGCAGCTGATCCACCCGGGCATCAACGAAGCCGGCGCCGTGGCAGCCTTCACCGCCGCCGGGACCTCCTACGCCACCCACGGCGTTCCCCTGGTCCCGGTCTACGTGTTCTACTCCATGTTCGGCTTCCAGCGCACCGGCGACGCCTTCTGGGCAGCAGCGGACCAAATGACCCGCGGCTTCATTATCGGCGCCACCGCAGGACGGACCACCCTCACCGGCGAAGGCCTCCAGCACGCCGACGGCCACTCCCCCCTGCTGGCCTCCACCAACCCCGCCGTCATCACCTACGACCCCGCCTACGGCTACGAAATCGGGCACATCGTCCGCTCGGGCCTGGAACGGATGTACGGGCCGGACTCGAACGACAAGAACGTCATGTACTACCTCACCGTATACAACGAACCCATCATCCAGCCCGCAGAACCGGAAAACCTCGACGTCGAAGGCGTCATCAAGGGCATCTACCTGCTCGCCCCGGCAAAGATCGACGGTCCCCGCACCCAGATCCTCGCCTCCGGCGTCTCCGTGCCCTGGGCCATCGACGCCCAACGCATCCTCGCCGATGACTGGAACGTCTCCGCCGACGTCTGGTCCGTCACCTCCTGGAACGAACTGCGCCGCGACGGACTCGCCGCCGAAGAAGAAGCCTTCCTCAACCCCGGCCAACCCGCCCGCACCCCCTTCGTCACCCAGCAACTCGAAGGCGCCACCGGCCCCATCGTCGCCGTGTCCGACTACATGAAAGCCATCCCGGACCAAATCCGGCAATTCGTCCCCAACGAATTCGCCACCCTCGGCGCCGACGGCTTCGGCTTCTCCGACACCCGCGCAGCAGCCCGCCGCTACTTCAAAAACGACACCCACTCCATCGTGGTGAAAGTGCTGCAGCTGCTAGCGGCGAGGGGCGAAGTGGAGGCGGGAGCGCCCCAATACGCGCTGGACCGTTACAAGCTCCTGGACGTTACGGCCGGAACCACGGGCGGGGCAGGCGGCGACGCCTGA